The following are encoded in a window of bacterium SCSIO 12643 genomic DNA:
- a CDS encoding response regulator transcription factor translates to MIKAIIIEDESLARQRLYKLLQPYSNQIEIIDEAVNGGEGLQKVEALQPDLIFLDIQMPVLNGFEMLMKLSVKPYIVFTTAYDEYAIQAFEENSIDYLLKPIRPERLEVTMSKISRLKPESQTFDHQSIQTLLQHLHPPKVMRSITVSLGDKITIVNLNDIVLFQAEDKLTTVYTVDQKKHLISQSLSQLEKKLPEHFMRLNRSSIINEHEIHEIRKGFNGKLVFEMKHINQMKITTGSSYTAAIKERLKF, encoded by the coding sequence ATGATCAAAGCGATTATTATAGAAGACGAATCACTAGCAAGACAAAGGCTATATAAGCTTCTCCAACCATATTCCAATCAAATTGAGATCATTGATGAAGCGGTGAATGGGGGTGAGGGTTTGCAAAAAGTAGAGGCTCTTCAACCTGATTTGATTTTCCTGGACATTCAAATGCCCGTCTTAAACGGATTTGAAATGCTGATGAAGCTTTCGGTCAAACCATATATTGTATTTACCACCGCATATGATGAATATGCCATTCAGGCTTTTGAAGAAAACTCCATTGATTACCTATTGAAACCCATTCGACCTGAAAGATTGGAAGTTACTATGAGTAAGATCTCCAGATTAAAACCAGAATCACAAACATTTGATCATCAAAGTATTCAAACGCTTCTTCAACATTTACACCCGCCCAAAGTGATGCGATCTATCACGGTCTCATTAGGTGATAAAATTACCATCGTGAATTTGAACGATATCGTTTTATTTCAAGCGGAAGATAAATTGACTACAGTATATACCGTGGATCAAAAGAAACATCTGATTTCTCAATCATTGAGTCAATTGGAAAAGAAACTTCCCGAGCATTTTATGAGACTGAATAGATCAAGTATCATTAACGAACACGAAATCCATGAGATCCGTAAAGGATTCAATGGCAAACTCGTTTTTGAAATGAAACACATTAACCAAATGAAAATCACCACGGGTTCCAGTTATACTGCTGCAATTAAAGAACGCTTGAAGTTTTAA
- a CDS encoding RDD family protein has protein sequence MIYEDVLDIEEERPVEYRNATKTKRFLNYLIDRIILFAVGVVAYIGLEYINVVIPDNQISNYLFGSAIGFVYYFIFEVSTQRTLGKLITKTKVVTEDGLTPTPHLLITRSLSRFVPFDAFSFLGSEDTGWHDRWSKTRVVEID, from the coding sequence ATGATTTACGAAGATGTACTGGATATTGAAGAAGAAAGACCAGTAGAATACAGAAATGCCACTAAAACAAAGCGATTTTTAAATTATCTAATCGATAGAATAATATTATTTGCTGTAGGTGTGGTAGCTTATATAGGTCTCGAATATATAAACGTAGTTATACCTGATAATCAGATATCCAACTATTTGTTTGGTAGCGCCATAGGATTTGTGTATTATTTCATTTTTGAGGTTTCAACACAAAGGACACTGGGGAAACTTATTACAAAAACAAAGGTGGTTACTGAGGATGGATTAACTCCTACTCCTCATTTATTAATCACACGATCATTAAGTCGTTTTGTTCCATTTGACGCGTTTTCGTTTTTAGGATCAGAAGATACCGGATGGCACGACAGATGGTCAAAAACACGTGTGGTAGAGATTGATTAA
- a CDS encoding GHKL domain-containing protein has product MILVIRILLLMVSGMIIFYSVQNQFVITAVGFALLVVFQIYLLMEQMKSQFADIEKSVDCLLHDDYSNVLSAEKRKNVLHDKTALLYEKYRDQHLEQSSEQLIFDNIIESLSIGILILKRDQNQQIQVFKINKAFTDFLKIPKYYQWDLLQGKITALTEVIDMKDWQSIKHVISLAVNDEMESFFLKTSVTSTYGCDYMILTLETVQQLINKKEKESWFKLMNVMSHEIINTITPISSLAGNLETLLKDEPNDAETLQELETGLSIINKRSAHLTDFVDTYRKLTELPLPEKERTDLTTLISQTLTLFQSKFNELSVEIQFDDSESQMLFIDQHQIEQVFINLFSNSLHALENTAQPQIKIEVQQDKHRTQVTISDNGSGIPKDLQDKIFIPYFTTRKTGSGIGLTLTKSIMEAHGGGIHLKRDTSDTSFVLVFMHSYHL; this is encoded by the coding sequence ATGATATTAGTCATCCGGATACTTCTCCTTATGGTGAGCGGAATGATCATTTTCTATAGTGTTCAGAATCAATTTGTGATTACGGCTGTGGGATTTGCACTCTTGGTTGTTTTTCAGATTTACTTGCTGATGGAACAAATGAAAAGCCAGTTTGCAGACATTGAAAAGTCTGTAGATTGCTTATTGCATGATGATTACAGCAATGTGCTTTCTGCTGAAAAAAGGAAAAATGTATTGCATGATAAGACCGCACTACTCTATGAAAAGTATCGTGATCAGCATCTGGAGCAATCGTCCGAACAACTGATATTTGATAATATTATTGAAAGTCTAAGTATTGGTATTCTGATTTTAAAAAGAGATCAAAACCAACAGATTCAGGTGTTTAAAATCAATAAAGCATTTACCGATTTCCTCAAGATACCCAAGTATTATCAATGGGATTTACTCCAAGGTAAAATCACCGCATTAACTGAAGTAATTGACATGAAAGACTGGCAATCGATCAAACATGTGATTTCTCTTGCGGTAAATGATGAAATGGAGTCCTTTTTTCTGAAAACATCTGTCACCAGCACTTATGGTTGTGATTATATGATTTTAACGCTGGAAACGGTTCAACAACTCATCAACAAAAAAGAAAAAGAATCGTGGTTTAAATTAATGAATGTGATGTCGCATGAAATCATCAATACCATCACTCCTATTAGTAGTTTGGCAGGAAATCTGGAAACACTTTTAAAGGATGAACCAAATGATGCTGAGACGCTACAGGAACTGGAAACAGGTTTAAGCATTATCAACAAACGTTCTGCCCATTTGACTGATTTTGTAGACACTTATCGGAAACTCACAGAATTACCACTCCCGGAAAAGGAACGTACAGACCTCACCACGCTGATTTCACAAACTTTGACTTTGTTTCAATCTAAATTCAACGAATTAAGTGTTGAAATTCAGTTTGATGATTCAGAATCTCAGATGTTATTTATTGATCAGCATCAAATTGAACAGGTGTTTATTAACTTGTTTTCGAATAGTTTACATGCGCTTGAAAACACTGCGCAACCTCAGATTAAAATAGAGGTGCAACAAGATAAACATCGCACACAGGTCACCATATCTGATAATGGCAGCGGAATTCCGAAGGATCTTCAAGATAAAATATTCATTCCGTACTTTACAACACGCAAAACCGGTTCTGGCATTGGTTTAACCTTGACGAAAAGCATCATGGAAGCGCATGGTGGCGGAATTCATTTAAAACGTGACACATCAGACACTTCTTTTGTTTTGGTGTTTATGCATTCATATCATTTATAA
- a CDS encoding sigma-54-dependent Fis family transcriptional regulator, whose translation MRKKEATILLVDDDADVLFSARISLKKFFSKIITTTEPKEILSYLTHETVDVVLLDMNYRIGFDDGKEGLYWLNQIKETHPETTVVLMTAYGSVHLAVDAIKQGASDFILKPWNTEKLYGVINAGVELARSKRKNKQLQNIQDHKNKEFHQKTEHIVGHSRSMNEAVNLLRKVAPTDANILILGENGTGKYVFAKEIHLQSQRNNAPFIHVDLGALNENLFESELFGYAKGAFTDAKKDTLGRFELAEGGTIFLDEIGNLPLHLQSKLLTVIQNRKVVRLGEATERPIDVRIICATNAPIYQMVEEQTFRQDLLYRINAIELKLPPLRERVEDIELLTHHFVSKMSQKYHKQNFDVAAPTITKLKEYQWPGNIRELEHIIERAVIICDESTIQPDDLHFSSQRFDVDVSGSLNLEDTEKKLISKAMEKHQGNISKAAKDLGLTRAALYRRLEKHDI comes from the coding sequence ATGCGGAAAAAAGAAGCGACAATTTTACTGGTAGATGATGATGCAGATGTGCTGTTTTCAGCACGCATTAGTTTAAAGAAATTTTTCTCTAAAATCATTACCACTACAGAACCCAAAGAGATTCTATCTTATTTGACGCATGAGACCGTGGATGTGGTGTTATTGGATATGAACTACCGGATTGGTTTTGATGATGGCAAAGAAGGTTTGTATTGGCTGAATCAGATCAAAGAAACACATCCGGAAACTACCGTGGTATTAATGACAGCTTATGGTAGCGTGCATTTGGCAGTAGATGCCATAAAACAAGGTGCATCTGACTTTATATTAAAGCCCTGGAATACAGAAAAGCTTTACGGTGTGATCAATGCGGGTGTGGAATTGGCACGATCTAAACGTAAAAACAAACAACTTCAGAACATTCAGGATCATAAAAACAAAGAGTTTCATCAAAAGACCGAGCATATTGTGGGGCATTCCAGGTCTATGAATGAGGCTGTTAACCTTTTACGTAAAGTGGCGCCTACAGATGCCAACATCTTGATTCTGGGAGAAAATGGTACGGGAAAATACGTATTTGCAAAGGAGATTCATTTACAATCACAGCGGAATAATGCACCATTCATTCATGTGGATTTGGGCGCATTAAATGAGAACTTGTTTGAAAGTGAATTGTTTGGATATGCCAAAGGTGCCTTTACAGATGCGAAAAAAGATACGCTAGGGCGTTTTGAACTGGCAGAAGGCGGGACGATCTTCCTGGATGAAATTGGGAACCTTCCCCTCCACTTACAATCCAAGTTATTGACGGTAATTCAAAATCGTAAAGTAGTCCGTTTAGGAGAAGCTACCGAACGCCCTATAGATGTAAGAATTATTTGCGCGACCAATGCACCAATATATCAGATGGTGGAAGAACAGACTTTTAGACAGGACTTATTGTACCGAATCAATGCGATAGAATTGAAACTTCCACCCTTACGTGAACGCGTAGAAGACATTGAATTATTGACACATCATTTTGTATCTAAAATGAGCCAGAAATATCATAAACAAAATTTTGATGTGGCTGCTCCGACCATTACCAAACTTAAAGAATATCAATGGCCCGGAAATATTCGTGAATTGGAACATATTATTGAACGTGCGGTGATTATATGTGATGAATCGACCATTCAACCAGATGACCTTCATTTTTCGTCACAGCGTTTTGATGTGGATGTCTCAGGAAGTCTAAATCTGGAAGACACTGAGAAAAAGCTGATTTCCAAAGCTATGGAGAAACATCAGGGAAATATTTCTAAAGCAGCTAAAGATCTAGGTTTGACACGTGCTGCATTATACAGACGTTTAGAAAAACACGACATCTAA
- a CDS encoding efflux RND transporter periplasmic adaptor subunit, protein MDKQIQPKNKKLKRIAFISIPVLLVIGLISLNLTHKKQVHLNREKLSIKKVVSGDFEDVVLLQSTIVPKTTVLVNVLQGGAVAEIFAESGQYVEKGDVLLRIFNPNAELNYLTQETAITEQINNLQNIRVNIKNQQLTLQEQFLSIENAFKKAQRQYITDTTLYNDGVIAKNVYEASVQEYQYQSKRNAAIRKSISQEERDRAIQLERINLSIHNMELSLKMLRENKGNFLVKAPVSGLLSSFNPLLGENYPQGKNIAKIDVLDGFKLEAKADEYYISKLYEGLDGMVTLNQVTYPVKLSKIHPEVVDGQFQMELSFDKDSIPEAKRGMTLKTKVFMSGNSAALLLPKGMFYQSTHGNWVFVLNTEQQAVKRNIRIGRENPFYYEVLDGLKAGDQVITSDYKGFEDVAEIQIET, encoded by the coding sequence ATGGACAAACAAATACAACCAAAAAACAAAAAGTTAAAACGAATCGCCTTTATTTCGATTCCAGTTTTACTGGTTATTGGATTGATCTCATTGAATTTAACGCACAAGAAACAGGTGCATTTAAATCGTGAAAAATTATCCATTAAAAAAGTGGTTTCTGGTGATTTCGAAGATGTGGTATTACTTCAAAGTACTATCGTTCCTAAAACTACCGTGCTGGTTAATGTACTACAAGGTGGAGCTGTAGCAGAGATTTTTGCTGAATCCGGACAGTATGTAGAAAAGGGAGATGTCTTGTTACGAATTTTCAATCCCAATGCGGAGTTGAACTATTTAACACAAGAAACCGCCATCACCGAACAAATCAACAACCTACAGAATATTCGTGTGAATATTAAAAATCAACAATTGACTCTCCAAGAGCAATTTTTAAGCATTGAAAATGCATTTAAAAAGGCACAACGTCAATACATTACCGATACGACCTTATATAACGATGGTGTGATTGCTAAAAACGTATACGAAGCTTCCGTTCAGGAATATCAATATCAAAGCAAAAGAAATGCTGCCATTCGTAAAAGTATTTCGCAAGAAGAACGAGACAGAGCCATTCAATTGGAACGAATCAATCTTTCGATTCACAATATGGAATTGAGTTTAAAAATGCTGAGAGAAAACAAAGGAAACTTTTTGGTAAAAGCGCCTGTAAGTGGGCTGTTATCGTCTTTTAATCCACTTCTTGGGGAAAACTATCCACAAGGCAAAAACATTGCTAAAATCGATGTATTAGACGGTTTTAAACTAGAAGCGAAAGCTGATGAATATTATATCTCCAAGTTATATGAAGGATTGGACGGTATGGTCACATTAAATCAAGTAACCTATCCGGTAAAACTTTCAAAAATTCATCCTGAGGTAGTGGATGGACAATTTCAAATGGAATTGAGCTTTGACAAAGATTCTATTCCGGAAGCTAAACGCGGAATGACCTTAAAAACCAAGGTATTTATGTCAGGGAATAGTGCTGCATTGCTTTTACCAAAAGGAATGTTTTACCAAAGCACACATGGAAATTGGGTGTTTGTATTAAATACTGAACAGCAAGCCGTGAAAAGAAATATCAGAATTGGTCGCGAGAATCCTTTTTATTATGAAGTTTTAGATGGATTAAAAGCAGGAGATCAGGTGATCACTTCTGACTATAAAGGATTTGAAGATGTGGCAGAGATTCAAATTGAAACATAA
- a CDS encoding ABC transporter ATP-binding protein, protein MIKISNLTKTYRTEEVETTAINQLGLEVQQGEFVSIMGASGCGKSTLLNIIGLLDAPDDGSYLFDGEEVSKHTEKQRAEIRKANIGFVFQNFNLIDELSVYENVELPLIYNGVKSAERKKRVTEILERVGISHRAKHFPLQLSGGQQQRVAVARALVTQPKLILADEPTGNLDSVNGNDVMELLTELHQQGATIIMVTHAAYDAQFSSRIVTMKDGMIISEKNNVHKMDVLVQ, encoded by the coding sequence ATGATCAAAATTTCTAACTTAACAAAGACGTATCGCACGGAGGAAGTGGAAACCACTGCGATCAATCAATTGGGATTGGAAGTACAACAAGGAGAGTTCGTATCCATCATGGGAGCTTCCGGTTGCGGAAAATCCACTTTACTAAACATTATCGGACTGCTGGATGCTCCTGATGATGGAAGTTATCTGTTTGATGGGGAAGAAGTCTCCAAACACACTGAAAAACAACGTGCTGAAATCCGTAAAGCCAATATTGGTTTTGTATTTCAAAACTTTAACCTGATTGATGAACTGTCTGTATACGAAAACGTGGAACTCCCATTGATTTACAACGGAGTAAAATCTGCAGAGCGTAAAAAGCGTGTCACTGAAATTCTGGAACGTGTAGGCATTTCGCATCGCGCCAAACATTTTCCACTGCAACTCTCTGGTGGGCAACAGCAAAGGGTAGCCGTAGCACGTGCTTTGGTGACACAACCTAAATTGATTCTGGCAGATGAGCCTACCGGAAATCTGGATAGTGTGAATGGGAATGATGTGATGGAGCTATTGACTGAGTTACATCAGCAAGGGGCCACCATCATTATGGTTACTCATGCCGCGTATGATGCGCAATTTTCCAGTCGTATTGTAACGATGAAAGACGGGATGATCATCTCGGAAAAAAACAATGTGCACAAAATGGACGTATTGGTTCAATAA
- a CDS encoding ABC transporter permease: protein MVKTWFKIFFRNSQKNWLNVSVNILGLTLGIAGLIFVLLYMNDEMSYNAWNPYKGRIYRLANQLQNGEIWHVGTTAEKELFLEEIPEVEEALMVSPFYYDRMVETTSQSQFMGKISQAEKNFFDFFPFEIVQGSVEEFVKAPHHMAISEEMIPIFFKDVNPIGKSIKIGTEEYLVTAVYQKPPHSHFEPQFLIQFEEDLPYSHGNYNYELFCKITPEADIDVVKQKMDDVILNKLTDQEDVELMRIEEAIGQIRIAPELLQDIRLHHKAENSGPEGLGDYQLMMVLLGLSILLITISAVNFINLSTASAAQRAKEVGIKKTLGLPKNKLMWQYVLEIVFQGIISLLLALILVEVLLPYYNDFIDKSMSLNDGWLLFKILVLTIAITLVAGILPAIYLANFKAVEVLKGNFSRSKKGVVVRHLMLALQFIISGFFLIGVMVIYSQVSYMMTKDPGFDQEQIIIVNLNENVDQYDKYLLAKQVLKQNANIEDISSCLIVPGFGYISGTNFVYGEHSFNASSNAMDANYLEFAGVELLKGRYFSSDRASDSSNNIIINETTARLAGIYDNPIGKAVNLGWSEAGDLTVIGMVKDHHINGFDQDVYPMFMVNWEYYDFVKDWVGFVQFKVKPGRTEEALSAIETFWLNELEPNYPFTYHFLDESFALNYESYQQQKSMFMILSIVVIITSLLGLFALATLTIQQRFKEVAIRKTLGAPVSEIIFQLVKSFLKITLMASVILLPLAYYAMHKWLDNFVYRIEMPIWPYIVAPIVLLLLVFTVVGSKAYNATRVNLIQYLKFE, encoded by the coding sequence ATGGTCAAAACCTGGTTTAAAATATTCTTTAGAAACAGTCAGAAAAACTGGCTCAACGTATCCGTAAATATCCTGGGACTTACCCTGGGAATTGCAGGGCTCATTTTTGTGTTGTTATACATGAACGATGAAATGAGTTATAATGCCTGGAATCCTTATAAAGGACGGATTTATCGCCTGGCCAATCAATTGCAAAACGGTGAAATATGGCACGTGGGAACTACAGCCGAAAAAGAACTGTTTCTGGAAGAAATCCCTGAAGTAGAAGAAGCATTAATGGTCTCTCCATTTTACTACGATCGAATGGTTGAAACCACTTCCCAAAGTCAGTTTATGGGGAAGATCAGTCAGGCAGAGAAAAACTTCTTTGACTTTTTCCCATTTGAAATTGTTCAGGGCTCTGTGGAGGAATTTGTCAAGGCGCCACACCACATGGCGATAAGCGAAGAAATGATTCCGATCTTTTTTAAAGATGTGAATCCTATCGGGAAAAGCATCAAGATTGGAACCGAAGAATATTTAGTTACAGCGGTGTATCAAAAGCCTCCGCATTCTCATTTTGAACCTCAGTTTTTGATTCAATTCGAAGAAGATTTGCCTTATAGCCATGGAAACTACAACTACGAATTGTTTTGTAAAATCACACCTGAAGCGGATATTGATGTAGTGAAGCAAAAAATGGATGATGTCATCTTAAACAAATTAACTGATCAGGAAGATGTGGAGTTGATGCGCATCGAAGAAGCCATTGGACAAATCCGAATTGCGCCAGAATTACTCCAGGATATCAGGCTTCACCATAAAGCGGAAAACAGTGGTCCTGAAGGTCTGGGAGACTATCAACTCATGATGGTTTTACTCGGATTATCCATTCTGCTCATTACTATTTCCGCAGTCAATTTTATTAACCTGTCTACTGCATCTGCTGCACAAAGAGCTAAGGAAGTTGGAATCAAAAAGACCCTGGGTTTACCTAAAAACAAATTGATGTGGCAATACGTTCTTGAGATTGTCTTTCAAGGCATTATCTCACTATTACTCGCTTTGATCCTGGTTGAAGTTTTATTACCGTATTACAATGACTTCATAGATAAATCCATGTCACTCAATGATGGCTGGTTGTTATTTAAAATATTAGTCCTCACCATAGCGATTACATTAGTCGCAGGGATTCTTCCAGCCATTTACTTAGCCAATTTTAAAGCGGTTGAAGTACTTAAGGGCAATTTCTCCAGAAGCAAGAAAGGAGTAGTGGTACGTCATCTGATGCTGGCACTACAGTTTATCATCTCAGGATTCTTTTTAATTGGTGTGATGGTGATCTATTCTCAGGTATCCTATATGATGACCAAAGATCCTGGATTTGATCAGGAGCAGATTATCATCGTAAATCTGAATGAAAATGTAGATCAATATGACAAGTACTTATTGGCCAAACAAGTGTTAAAACAAAATGCAAATATTGAAGATATTTCCAGTTGTTTGATTGTACCGGGGTTTGGGTATATCTCAGGAACCAACTTTGTATATGGAGAACATTCCTTTAATGCCAGTAGTAACGCTATGGATGCCAATTATCTGGAATTTGCCGGAGTAGAATTGTTGAAAGGACGTTATTTCTCATCCGATCGGGCTTCTGACTCTTCAAATAACATCATCATCAATGAAACTACTGCACGATTGGCTGGCATTTATGATAATCCTATTGGAAAAGCAGTGAATTTAGGTTGGTCTGAAGCGGGAGACTTAACCGTGATTGGCATGGTCAAAGACCACCATATCAATGGATTTGATCAGGATGTATATCCAATGTTTATGGTCAATTGGGAATATTACGACTTTGTAAAAGATTGGGTAGGATTTGTGCAATTTAAAGTAAAACCGGGTCGTACAGAAGAAGCGCTCTCAGCAATTGAAACTTTTTGGTTAAATGAATTGGAGCCGAATTATCCTTTTACCTATCATTTTCTGGATGAGTCGTTTGCTTTGAATTATGAATCCTATCAACAGCAAAAATCCATGTTTATGATTCTATCCATTGTAGTCATTATCACTTCATTGTTAGGCTTATTTGCCTTGGCAACGCTTACCATTCAACAGAGATTCAAGGAAGTAGCGATTCGTAAAACATTAGGAGCGCCAGTGAGCGAAATTATCTTTCAATTGGTCAAAAGCTTCCTGAAAATTACTTTGATGGCCTCGGTGATCCTTTTGCCTTTAGCATATTATGCCATGCATAAATGGCTCGATAACTTTGTATATCGCATAGAGATGCCGATTTGGCCCTATATCGTAGCGCCAATTGTTTTGCTGCTGCTTGTATTTACTGTAGTGGGGAGCAAAGCCTATAATGCCACGCGAGTAAACCTCATTCAATATTTAAAATTCGAATAA
- a CDS encoding ABC transporter permease — MFKIWIKILFRNSKKNWLNLMVNILGLTLGLAGLIIVLLYINDEKSHNAWNPYKEDIYNVIHLMPDGEVWANSTTVEGPTYLEEIPEVEDFYLSQSWYHAFLVKAGGKSIYTEDILEGYDNFFSFFPFPILEGDPDELAKSKTHIAISQKLAKTYFGNESALGKTIEIRKQPLTIVAVYQLTGRSYFEPSMVTQYQNELRQEWGSYYSNLFVKLKKGSDIQAVEKKMDDIFDKYSMIPGAEEASMPLETFKEKYGTNVWLDQLAEIRLHSRGDDGGPEGMGNYQLMMTMLALSVLLIIISSVNFINLSTASAFQRAKEVGIKKTLGMSKSFITIHFVLEVLIQAFIALILALISVELILPYFNTYLNVELSLFNSDVLFQMISITVAIAILVGIVPSVYAANYKAIDVLKGNFSRSKKGILVRQSMLGVQFLISGFFLIGAMVMFEQVSFMIHQDLGFKGDQIVVIYLNDRENAFQKYELAKKELLKHPNILDISSNSYVPGGGSSSTTNVDYEDINLNANANTIDFNYLDFAGIKLLKGRALSPEYASDTIDNVLINEITARSLGIFDDPINKRINLGYEKNMNVVGVVADYYVDGVDVKINHMFMYHWKTFPWGPNSLSNIQFKIAPNDVPETMATIEEFWKENVEQGYPFSYRFLNDQFARTYRKYQKQRVVFGVLTGIVILVALMGLFALATLTIQQRLKEVAIRKTLGASVKEIVYQLVKTFIKVTGMAAIVLIPIAYYLMQNWLDEFIYRIDMPIWPYFITPILLIILVVTIVGIKAINATKVNLIQYLKFE, encoded by the coding sequence ATGTTCAAGATCTGGATTAAAATACTATTCCGTAACAGTAAGAAAAACTGGCTCAATTTGATGGTCAATATCCTGGGTTTAACACTGGGATTAGCTGGATTGATCATTGTTTTGCTCTATATCAATGATGAAAAGAGTCACAATGCCTGGAATCCTTATAAAGAAGACATTTACAATGTGATTCACTTAATGCCCGATGGCGAAGTATGGGCCAATAGTACTACTGTTGAAGGTCCTACATATTTGGAAGAAATTCCAGAGGTGGAAGACTTTTACCTGAGTCAATCGTGGTATCATGCTTTTCTGGTAAAAGCAGGAGGGAAGTCTATTTATACGGAAGACATTCTGGAGGGTTACGACAATTTCTTTTCGTTTTTTCCTTTTCCTATCCTGGAAGGTGATCCGGATGAATTGGCCAAGTCTAAAACCCATATTGCCATTTCCCAAAAGCTGGCCAAAACCTATTTTGGGAATGAATCTGCATTAGGTAAAACCATTGAAATCAGAAAACAACCACTCACGATTGTAGCTGTTTATCAATTGACCGGACGCTCTTATTTTGAACCCTCTATGGTGACCCAATATCAAAATGAGTTGCGTCAGGAATGGGGGAGTTATTATAGTAATTTGTTTGTGAAGCTCAAAAAGGGTTCTGATATACAGGCCGTAGAGAAAAAAATGGACGACATTTTTGATAAATACTCTATGATTCCGGGAGCTGAAGAAGCCAGTATGCCTTTAGAAACCTTCAAAGAAAAATACGGGACAAATGTGTGGCTGGATCAATTGGCCGAAATCAGACTTCATTCACGCGGAGATGATGGAGGCCCTGAGGGGATGGGAAATTACCAACTGATGATGACCATGTTAGCATTATCCGTTTTACTCATCATTATTTCCAGTGTGAATTTCATCAATTTGTCTACCGCATCCGCATTTCAACGGGCCAAAGAAGTAGGAATCAAAAAGACCCTGGGAATGTCCAAAAGTTTTATCACGATTCATTTTGTACTTGAAGTGTTGATCCAGGCATTTATCGCACTCATCCTGGCATTAATCAGTGTAGAACTCATCTTACCATATTTCAATACCTATCTGAATGTAGAACTCTCATTATTCAATTCGGATGTATTGTTCCAAATGATCAGTATCACTGTAGCGATTGCAATTTTAGTTGGAATTGTTCCATCTGTATACGCGGCCAATTACAAAGCCATAGACGTTTTAAAAGGGAATTTCTCCAGAAGCAAGAAGGGTATTTTAGTCCGTCAATCCATGTTAGGCGTCCAATTTTTGATTTCCGGATTTTTCCTGATTGGTGCGATGGTGATGTTTGAACAGGTTTCATTTATGATTCATCAGGATTTAGGCTTTAAGGGAGACCAAATTGTGGTGATTTATCTGAACGATCGTGAAAATGCTTTTCAGAAATACGAATTGGCTAAAAAAGAACTGCTCAAGCACCCGAATATATTAGATATCTCCAGTAATTCTTATGTACCAGGAGGAGGAAGTTCCAGTACCACTAATGTGGATTACGAGGATATTAATCTGAATGCCAATGCCAATACAATAGACTTTAATTATTTGGATTTTGCAGGTATTAAACTCTTAAAGGGGAGAGCACTATCTCCTGAATATGCTTCGGATACGATAGATAACGTATTGATTAATGAAATCACTGCCAGGAGTTTGGGCATTTTTGATGATCCGATTAACAAACGTATCAATCTAGGCTATGAAAAAAACATGAATGTGGTTGGAGTAGTGGCGGATTATTATGTGGATGGTGTAGATGTCAAAATCAATCATATGTTTATGTACCACTGGAAAACATTCCCATGGGGTCCTAATAGTTTAAGCAATATTCAATTTAAAATTGCGCCAAATGATGTACCTGAAACCATGGCGACCATTGAGGAATTCTGGAAAGAAAATGTAGAGCAAGGCTATCCGTTTTCATATCGTTTTTTAAATGATCAGTTTGCACGTACCTATAGGAAATATCAAAAACAACGGGTGGTGTTTGGCGTATTAACTGGTATTGTGATTCTGGTGGCATTAATGGGATTATTTGCGTTAGCCACATTAACTATTCAGCAACGACTGAAGGAAGTCGCGATTCGTAAAACATTAGGCGCTTCGGTTAAGGAGATTGTATATCAACTGGTTAAAACATTTATCAAAGTTACCGGAATGGCGGCAATTGTCTTAATTCCAATAGCTTATTATTTGATGCAAAACTGGTTAGACGAATTTATTTATAGAATTGACATGCCAATTTGGCCATATTTCATTACACCCATATTACTGATCATTCTGGTGGTTACCATTGTAGGCATTAAAGCCATCAATGCCACCAAAGTCAATTTGATTCAGTATTTGAAGTTTGAGTAA
- a CDS encoding helix-turn-helix transcriptional regulator, whose product MSERINRIKEVLVIKGMSQKELAAKLEKNPNTVTSMCNNKSQPHLKDLKRVAEILDVDIRELLVPTK is encoded by the coding sequence ATGTCTGAAAGAATTAATAGAATTAAGGAAGTCCTAGTTATTAAAGGAATGAGCCAAAAAGAATTGGCTGCCAAATTGGAGAAGAATCCAAATACTGTTACTTCAATGTGCAACAACAAATCACAACCTCATTTAAAGGATTTAAAAAGGGTTGCAGAAATTTTAGATGTAGATATTCGCGAGTTGTTAGTTCCTACTAAATAG